From the genome of Vicia villosa cultivar HV-30 ecotype Madison, WI linkage group LG2, Vvil1.0, whole genome shotgun sequence, one region includes:
- the LOC131651225 gene encoding uncharacterized protein LOC131651225 has translation MRRIGEVAYQLALPPSLSELHDVFHLSQLRKFVPDSFHPILSDTIEVEPDLSFQPKPCRILEYASKSLRSKEIPLVKVLWEESRPDEATWELESEMRELYPHLFW, from the coding sequence ATGAGACGGATAGGTGAAGTCGCATACCAGTTAGCGTTGCCTCCTTCACTATCCGAgctgcatgacgtattccatttgtctcagttgcggaagtttgtgCCGGATTCGTTTCATCCTATCCTATCGGATACAAttgaagtagaaccagatctttccTTCCAACCGAAGCCGTGTCGTATTCTGGAGTATGCTAGTAAGTCGTTGAGAAGCAAAGAGATACCTCTTGTGAAGGTGTTGTGGGAAGAGTCGCGTCCTGACGAAGCCACTTGGGAGCTCGAATCAGAGATGCGGGAGTTGTATCCCCACTTGTTCTGGTAA